Proteins encoded by one window of Cuniculiplasma divulgatum:
- a CDS encoding ABC transporter permease: MSKSSIRKQAIIVTLPALIYFFIFVLYPIFDNVIISFESFNFAEVATFVGIKNYIILVETPHLDQLVDNTIIYTLAVPVIDVLLAIPLATLIKRLNKPYLIPLILLPSFIPQVTSANIWLLMMNPSYGIPYYIGHQNIFLSAWSVVLVDVWSSLPLATLIIYSGLKSVPPSIEEATSMDGIRGTRKLINIELPYIKSNILSAFVLMLMYGSFTFDPIYVLNSYSSPFGINDLSYFAYQNYYGQDIGLAAVIIIIVSVLSSLFTVVFVYFTLRKTKVRTSRMWKSGMKYLPNKEIPKVLVYVGMALFIIFLIGPVVFLGLDSIKPLSEIIRIPPMFYPKHLTLSNYKVAINTGIPYFTSSIIASLVASAIVVLIGLPAAYVAARYKLGGLKFIGFVLFIYSLPTIIFLIPMHNIIASLGQLNEISGLIISYPVFILPLSIWMMYNFYQNFPKHVEEAANMDGMNLFRTLRKIIVPLSYDGMFVTFLYAFILAWGALIFPLALTYSPFNLSIYYPNGAQTITILIGGAIGHEAVGYGMLAASSILSIIPSIILVIIVRNRVDKLWRTGGNVN; this comes from the coding sequence TACTTTTTTATTTTTGTCCTGTATCCAATTTTCGACAACGTAATAATTTCTTTTGAATCTTTTAATTTTGCGGAGGTAGCAACTTTTGTTGGAATTAAGAATTATATTATACTGGTTGAAACCCCTCACTTGGACCAGCTCGTGGACAATACGATCATTTACACCCTAGCAGTTCCCGTTATAGATGTTTTACTTGCTATTCCTCTTGCTACCCTTATAAAAAGACTGAATAAACCCTATTTAATCCCGCTTATCCTGCTTCCTTCATTCATTCCACAGGTGACATCAGCAAACATTTGGCTCCTGATGATGAATCCATCCTATGGTATTCCGTATTATATAGGTCATCAAAATATATTCCTTTCAGCCTGGAGTGTTGTTCTAGTTGATGTTTGGTCCAGTCTTCCCCTGGCAACGCTCATAATTTATTCAGGTCTAAAGTCTGTACCGCCTTCCATAGAAGAAGCAACCTCAATGGATGGAATAAGGGGTACCAGAAAGCTGATAAACATAGAACTTCCGTATATAAAATCAAACATACTTTCTGCTTTTGTTCTGATGTTAATGTATGGTTCATTCACTTTTGATCCAATTTACGTTCTCAATTCATATTCAAGCCCTTTTGGTATTAATGATCTATCATACTTTGCTTATCAAAATTATTATGGGCAGGATATAGGACTCGCTGCTGTTATAATAATAATTGTTTCTGTTCTTTCCTCATTGTTTACGGTTGTGTTTGTTTATTTCACTCTGAGAAAGACAAAGGTAAGAACTTCAAGAATGTGGAAGTCAGGCATGAAATATCTGCCCAATAAAGAAATTCCAAAAGTCCTGGTTTATGTCGGGATGGCACTTTTTATAATATTCCTTATAGGGCCAGTAGTATTCCTAGGACTTGATTCCATAAAGCCTTTATCTGAAATAATAAGAATACCACCCATGTTTTATCCGAAGCATCTCACCCTATCCAATTATAAAGTTGCCATAAACACCGGTATACCATATTTTACTTCTAGTATTATTGCCTCTCTTGTCGCTTCAGCAATAGTTGTGTTGATAGGTCTTCCTGCAGCCTACGTTGCTGCAAGGTATAAACTTGGCGGACTTAAATTCATAGGCTTTGTACTTTTTATTTATTCCCTCCCAACAATCATTTTCCTTATACCTATGCATAATATTATAGCATCACTGGGACAGTTAAATGAGATAAGTGGATTGATTATTTCATACCCCGTATTCATATTGCCTCTTTCAATATGGATGATGTATAACTTTTATCAAAATTTCCCCAAACATGTTGAGGAGGCAGCAAATATGGATGGAATGAATCTCTTTAGAACCCTAAGAAAGATCATTGTACCCTTAAGCTATGACGGTATGTTTGTGACATTCCTCTATGCTTTCATACTTGCCTGGGGTGCCCTTATATTCCCTCTTGCACTTACATACTCACCATTTAATCTTAGTATATATTATCCAAATGGGGCTCAAACTATTACGATACTTATAGGAGGGGCAATAGGTCACGAAGCAGTTGGTTATGGAATGCTCGCAGCTTCAAGTATCCTGAGCATTATTCCATCAATTATACTGGTTATAATTGTTAGGAACAGAGTGGATAAATTGTGGAGAACCGGAGGTAATGTTAATTGA